The following coding sequences lie in one Vibrio aerogenes genomic window:
- a CDS encoding helix-turn-helix domain-containing protein, whose translation MSKKQVSLPSYDYLTGKQVTERLCELFNAKNMRALSQMLEISPSTIATWHQRDICPYEVAIRTHLRKGVSLKWLLLAEGDPYPNASPHTYQPDKEETRHLIDIDLFTIKNGQLAEQGIMTFDQSLLDELGITNVIAIRDAENTYIVDQESTNAVNGIYLIEFDGFFSLNAIQRLPGKKLAIRFQDTTLTVNETELNVTGQVAFLTTRLLNASSNHFIREPDTLSGE comes from the coding sequence ATGAGTAAAAAACAAGTTTCATTACCTTCCTATGACTATCTGACCGGGAAGCAAGTCACAGAAAGACTCTGTGAATTATTTAATGCGAAAAATATGAGGGCTTTGTCTCAAATGCTTGAGATTTCTCCTTCAACCATTGCAACATGGCATCAACGCGATATTTGCCCCTATGAAGTCGCTATTCGCACGCATTTACGAAAAGGTGTTTCCCTTAAATGGCTCTTATTGGCTGAAGGCGACCCTTATCCAAATGCGAGCCCACATACTTATCAACCAGATAAAGAAGAAACCAGACACCTGATTGATATTGACTTATTTACTATTAAAAATGGTCAGTTAGCCGAACAGGGAATTATGACATTTGACCAGAGCTTACTCGATGAACTGGGCATCACAAATGTTATTGCGATAAGGGATGCGGAAAATACTTACATTGTTGATCAGGAGTCAACTAATGCGGTCAATGGAATCTACCTTATTGAATTTGATGGTTTCTTTTCTCTGAATGCGATTCAGCGCCTCCCCGGAAAAAAGCTGGCAATCCGCTTTCAGGATACAACTCTCACAGTGAATGAAACAGAACTGAATGTGACCGGTCAGGTGGCCTTTTTAACCACAAGATTATTAAACGCCTCTTCAAATCATTTTATCCGTGAACCTGACACGCTTTCCGGTGAGTGA
- a CDS encoding LacI family DNA-binding transcriptional regulator — MTTISDVCKLANVSKATVSRVLSGNRRVKDDTREAVMRAVEQLNYRPNQLAQTLATKVSFTVGVLTHGLNDLQLGRTVRQLERELTRQGRCFIMANHVQNREMLEEKLSFFATKHCDAVLLVGRQFDSDWFEGLNLDQYPPLLTMNLAIPDIQGLNYDQATTTEMACNYLYSHGHTQIAMLSEAGISGMHMQEGYRRALENRSLPYNKQLLVRHGDSAGAIGMLINRYIPFTAVLVADDHQAIEVIRTLEQYNIKVPQEVSVLSLNTDNEGAFYSPSVTGFEIPEEEMLVSLASLLDDKMSQNQLNETGHQEFFGKLIIRESVRTISA, encoded by the coding sequence ATGACGACAATTTCAGATGTATGCAAACTGGCTAATGTTTCTAAAGCGACAGTCTCAAGGGTTCTGAGCGGTAATCGCAGAGTAAAGGACGATACACGCGAAGCTGTCATGCGTGCGGTGGAACAACTCAATTACAGGCCAAATCAGCTTGCTCAGACTTTAGCGACCAAAGTCAGTTTTACTGTTGGTGTGTTGACGCATGGTTTGAATGACCTTCAGCTCGGACGGACTGTCAGGCAACTTGAAAGAGAGCTGACCCGGCAGGGGCGATGCTTTATTATGGCAAATCACGTTCAGAATCGTGAAATGCTTGAAGAGAAATTAAGCTTTTTTGCCACAAAGCATTGTGATGCGGTGTTATTAGTTGGACGTCAGTTTGACTCAGACTGGTTCGAAGGCTTGAACCTTGATCAGTATCCACCACTTCTGACAATGAATCTTGCAATTCCCGATATTCAGGGGTTGAATTATGATCAGGCGACAACAACTGAAATGGCGTGTAATTATCTTTATTCACACGGCCATACTCAAATTGCGATGTTGTCTGAGGCCGGAATTTCAGGCATGCATATGCAGGAAGGTTATCGGCGCGCTTTAGAAAACAGAAGTCTGCCTTATAACAAACAACTGTTGGTCCGGCATGGAGACAGTGCTGGCGCCATTGGCATGTTGATTAACCGGTATATTCCTTTCACTGCTGTTTTGGTGGCTGATGATCATCAGGCGATTGAAGTGATTCGGACACTTGAGCAATATAATATTAAAGTGCCTCAGGAAGTTTCAGTATTAAGTCTGAATACCGATAACGAAGGGGCTTTTTACTCACCATCTGTGACTGGCTTTGAAATTCCTGAAGAAGAAATGTTGGTATCTCTGGCTTCATTGTTGGATGATAAAATGAGCCAAAATCAACTGAACGAAACCGGACATCAGGAATTTTTTGGCAAGCTGATCATTCGTGAGTCTGTCCGAACGATATCTGCTTAA
- a CDS encoding PTS sugar transporter subunit IIC translates to MSVYWMQVLVEWIQCWMLPLSRYLTKNRYLMALRDGFQLAMPFVIVGSICVPFLYPPFVLDEQNSFTQAWHFISVHYRTLWLAPYQITLGLVSLLVAFGMAASLAKHYGLPERLCGLTGCVSFLLLSGFNQDSGIEFHYLGGMGIFTAILASVYAIEVIRFFYQRNWTIRVPEEVPRITASGFLLIVPLFVILFSMTVLNIVLNEHFGAAFPVLIEKLFRPMIVASDTLVAVWLSVLICNLLWFFGIHGSLLLTGIMYPFWMSNILDNQAALAAGEPLPHIYLYAFWDFYLLVGGVGATLPLVFMALRSRSQQLKGAGKVGIVPALFNINEPILFGFPIIMNPVFLIPFILAPLVNATIAWYLTEWGLLDRFIAILPWSMPSPVGAALSANGSWRAALMSIFAIVNAWIIYYPFFKVHERLLLEGEQQRQNRIQK, encoded by the coding sequence ATGAGTGTTTACTGGATGCAGGTGCTGGTTGAGTGGATACAATGCTGGATGTTGCCTTTATCCCGTTATCTCACAAAAAACCGGTATTTGATGGCTCTGCGGGATGGCTTTCAGCTGGCTATGCCCTTTGTCATTGTTGGTAGTATCTGTGTTCCGTTTCTTTACCCTCCTTTCGTCCTTGATGAACAGAATTCCTTTACTCAGGCATGGCATTTTATTTCTGTACATTACCGGACATTATGGCTGGCTCCCTACCAAATTACCCTGGGTCTGGTTTCTTTGCTTGTTGCTTTTGGTATGGCTGCCAGCCTGGCGAAACATTATGGTCTGCCGGAACGATTATGTGGGTTAACAGGATGTGTTAGTTTTTTACTTTTATCCGGCTTTAATCAGGATAGTGGCATTGAATTTCATTATTTAGGTGGTATGGGAATATTCACTGCAATTCTTGCATCTGTTTACGCGATTGAAGTGATCCGTTTTTTTTACCAGCGAAACTGGACGATCCGTGTCCCGGAAGAAGTTCCCAGAATTACGGCGAGTGGTTTTTTGTTGATCGTTCCGCTGTTCGTCATTCTGTTTAGCATGACAGTCCTGAACATTGTCCTGAATGAGCATTTTGGAGCTGCTTTCCCGGTATTGATTGAAAAGTTATTTCGTCCGATGATTGTGGCTTCAGACACATTGGTTGCGGTCTGGTTGTCGGTATTAATCTGTAACTTACTTTGGTTTTTTGGGATTCATGGCTCTCTGCTTTTGACCGGAATTATGTATCCATTCTGGATGAGTAATATTCTCGATAATCAGGCAGCGCTTGCAGCGGGTGAGCCATTACCTCATATTTATCTGTATGCATTCTGGGATTTTTATTTACTTGTTGGCGGTGTCGGGGCGACTTTGCCACTGGTTTTTATGGCGTTAAGAAGCCGTTCCCAACAACTGAAAGGAGCGGGGAAGGTTGGTATTGTTCCTGCACTATTTAATATCAATGAACCGATTTTATTTGGTTTCCCGATTATTATGAATCCGGTTTTTTTGATACCATTTATTCTTGCGCCACTGGTGAATGCAACAATAGCGTGGTATTTAACAGAATGGGGCCTGTTGGATCGCTTTATTGCTATTCTGCCCTGGTCTATGCCTTCTCCTGTCGGTGCGGCTTTGTCAGCAAACGGGAGCTGGCGTGCCGCCTTAATGAGTATTTTTGCAATTGTGAATGCCTGGATTATCTATTATCCGTTCTTTAAAGTTCATGAGCGTCTTCTGCTGGAAGGTGAGCAACAACGGCAAAATAGAATTCAGAAGTAA
- a CDS encoding PTS sugar transporter subunit IIB: MKKIMLCCSAGMSTSILVKKMLVEAEKRELPVDIKAFGTSDFDEQVKNYEVVLLGPQVKYMLPDLKKRANGIPVEPINISDYGMQRGDKVLDFALSLIQ, translated from the coding sequence ATGAAAAAAATTATGTTGTGCTGCTCAGCTGGTATGTCAACAAGTATTCTGGTGAAAAAAATGCTTGTTGAAGCTGAAAAACGTGAGCTTCCTGTTGATATTAAAGCATTCGGAACATCAGATTTTGATGAGCAGGTTAAAAATTACGAAGTCGTTTTACTTGGTCCCCAGGTCAAATACATGTTACCGGATTTGAAAAAACGGGCGAATGGGATTCCTGTTGAACCTATCAATATTTCAGATTACGGCATGCAACGTGGAGACAAAGTGCTGGATTTCGCATTGTCCCTTATTCAATAA
- a CDS encoding PTS sugar transporter subunit IIC — translation MSLYNKMVSVIEDTITPIAGKLGQQRYITSIRDGFIAALPFMIVGSFMLVFIFPPFDPETSWGFARAWLDFSKTYQTELLLPFQLSMGVMTLFISVGVAASLGKHYDLDRITTGLLSLMSFLLVAAPVKDGNISMQYFSGQGIFTALICAIYSTEVYAFLKRKNITIRLPEQVPSGVARSFEILIPVMAIILTLHPLNLFIEAETGMILPKAIMSLLQPLVSASDSLPAVLLSVFICQLLWFAGIHGSLIVTGIMNPFWMTNLAENQAALAAGDALPHIYLQGFWDHYLLIGGVGSTLPLAILLLRSRAVHLRTIGKMGVIPGLFNINEPILFGAPIVMNPVFFFPFILVPMVNAVLAYAATSMDLLPRVVSLTPWTTPGPVGASWAANWAVTPVIMCILCMVVAGLMYFPFLKAYERTLLKQESEQQAEEEAKASEATPA, via the coding sequence ATGAGTCTTTATAACAAGATGGTATCTGTGATCGAAGATACCATCACACCAATAGCCGGGAAACTTGGACAACAAAGATATATTACCTCTATTCGTGACGGATTTATTGCTGCTTTACCGTTTATGATCGTTGGTAGTTTCATGCTGGTTTTCATTTTCCCTCCGTTTGATCCGGAAACGTCATGGGGATTCGCCAGAGCATGGCTGGATTTTTCTAAAACTTATCAAACAGAGCTGTTACTTCCATTTCAGTTAAGTATGGGTGTGATGACGTTGTTTATTTCGGTTGGTGTTGCAGCCAGTCTGGGTAAACATTATGACTTGGATCGTATTACCACAGGTTTGTTGTCTCTGATGTCATTCTTACTTGTTGCTGCACCAGTGAAAGATGGCAATATTTCAATGCAATATTTCTCTGGACAGGGTATTTTCACAGCGCTGATCTGTGCGATTTATTCAACCGAAGTGTATGCATTTCTGAAGCGGAAAAACATAACGATTCGTTTACCGGAACAAGTTCCATCAGGGGTTGCCCGATCATTTGAAATTTTGATCCCTGTCATGGCTATTATTCTGACTCTACATCCACTGAACCTGTTTATCGAAGCAGAAACCGGTATGATCCTGCCTAAAGCCATCATGTCTTTACTGCAACCTTTAGTATCGGCTTCAGACTCTTTACCTGCGGTTTTACTTTCTGTCTTTATTTGTCAACTTCTTTGGTTTGCTGGTATCCATGGCTCATTGATCGTCACAGGTATCATGAACCCATTCTGGATGACAAACCTTGCAGAAAACCAGGCAGCTCTTGCAGCAGGTGATGCGCTTCCACATATTTATCTTCAAGGCTTTTGGGATCACTATCTGCTTATTGGTGGGGTTGGTTCAACACTACCACTGGCTATTCTGTTACTTCGAAGCCGGGCGGTCCACTTACGGACAATTGGTAAAATGGGCGTGATTCCTGGTTTATTCAACATCAACGAACCCATACTGTTCGGTGCACCTATTGTGATGAACCCGGTATTCTTCTTCCCATTCATTCTTGTACCTATGGTGAACGCTGTGCTTGCCTATGCAGCGACAAGTATGGACCTGTTGCCAAGAGTCGTCTCCCTGACACCATGGACAACTCCCGGACCTGTCGGCGCTTCCTGGGCTGCAAACTGGGCAGTCACGCCAGTCATCATGTGTATCCTTTGTATGGTTGTAGCCGGACTCATGTACTTCCCATTCCTGAAAGCGTATGAAAGAACATTGTTGAAACAGGAAAGTGAACAACAGGCAGAAGAGGAAGCTAAAGCAAGCGAAGCAACTCCTGCATAA
- a CDS encoding glycoside hydrolase family 1 protein: MSNQIMQYRFPDNFWWGSASSAAQTEGAALRDGKAPTNWDHWFKEQPNRFFNQVGPQDTSTFYDSFRDDIQLMKKIGHNSFRTSISWARLIPDGCGEVNPAAVDFYNALLDELIENGIEPFITLFHFDMPLCMQEKGGWENREVIDAYGQYAETCFKLFGHKVKYWFTFNEPIVPVEGGYLYDFHYPNVVDFRRAATVAYHTMLAHAKAVKLYRDLNLDGQIGIVLNLTPSYPRSQNPADLKAANIADLLFNRSFLDPAVKGEYPQALVDLLRQHDQLPDCEPEDAVLLQGGKVDILGVNYYMPRRVKARENAVNPESPFMPEWFFDPYEMPGRKMNPHRGWEIYEKGIYDILMNLKTNYGNLPCYISENGMGVEGENRFLEDGQINDQYRIEFVQEHLRWLHKGISEGANCLGYHMWTFIDNWSWSNAYKNRYGFVQLDIETQTRTIKKSGEWYAEVSKNNGF, from the coding sequence ATGAGTAATCAAATCATGCAGTACAGATTTCCTGATAATTTCTGGTGGGGCAGTGCCTCATCAGCTGCCCAGACCGAAGGCGCTGCCCTTCGGGATGGGAAAGCTCCAACGAACTGGGATCATTGGTTCAAAGAGCAGCCAAACCGATTCTTTAATCAGGTTGGCCCTCAAGATACATCAACATTTTATGATTCTTTTCGCGACGACATCCAGTTAATGAAAAAAATCGGCCATAACAGTTTCAGAACGTCTATTTCCTGGGCGCGCCTTATCCCTGATGGTTGTGGTGAAGTTAATCCGGCAGCAGTCGATTTTTATAATGCTCTCTTAGATGAACTTATTGAAAATGGCATTGAACCTTTCATTACCCTTTTTCATTTTGACATGCCATTGTGCATGCAGGAAAAAGGTGGATGGGAAAATCGGGAAGTGATTGATGCATATGGCCAATATGCCGAAACCTGCTTTAAATTATTTGGTCACAAAGTTAAATACTGGTTTACATTCAACGAACCCATTGTTCCGGTAGAAGGTGGATATCTATACGATTTTCATTACCCGAATGTCGTTGATTTCCGTCGTGCTGCAACTGTGGCTTACCACACAATGTTGGCACATGCTAAAGCAGTCAAACTCTATCGTGATCTGAATCTGGATGGCCAGATTGGTATTGTGCTTAATCTGACACCCTCATATCCACGTTCTCAAAATCCGGCTGATTTAAAAGCAGCCAATATTGCGGACTTACTTTTCAACCGTAGTTTCCTCGATCCGGCAGTCAAAGGTGAATACCCCCAAGCGTTGGTTGACCTGCTCCGTCAACACGATCAATTACCTGACTGCGAACCTGAGGATGCTGTCCTGCTTCAAGGTGGAAAAGTTGATATTCTGGGTGTCAACTATTATATGCCACGCAGGGTCAAAGCCCGTGAAAATGCAGTGAATCCTGAATCACCATTTATGCCAGAATGGTTCTTTGATCCTTATGAAATGCCCGGCCGTAAAATGAATCCTCACAGAGGGTGGGAGATTTATGAAAAAGGCATTTATGACATTTTGATGAACCTGAAAACAAACTATGGCAACTTGCCTTGTTATATTTCAGAAAATGGTATGGGTGTCGAGGGTGAAAACCGCTTCCTGGAAGACGGACAGATCAATGACCAATACCGCATAGAATTCGTTCAGGAACATCTTCGCTGGTTACATAAAGGAATTAGTGAAGGTGCAAATTGCCTTGGTTATCACATGTGGACATTCATTGATAACTGGTCCTGGAGTAATGCATACAAAAACCGTTATGGTTTTGTGCAACTTGATATAGAAACGCAAACCCGAACGATTAAGAAAAGTGGTGAATGGTATGCAGAAGTTTCGAAAAATAACGGATTTTAA
- a CDS encoding PTS lactose/cellobiose transporter subunit IIA — MLDLEEAVMGIIVNAGQSRSLCFEALSCAKAGNFAQAETLLEQANEFAKEAHLVQTKLIEEDEGTGKTQMTLVMVHAQDHLMTSILAKELITELISVYKRLPAEA, encoded by the coding sequence ATGTTAGATCTAGAAGAAGCCGTAATGGGAATCATTGTAAACGCTGGACAATCCCGTAGCTTGTGTTTTGAAGCACTGAGTTGCGCGAAGGCAGGAAACTTTGCTCAGGCAGAAACATTGCTTGAACAGGCAAATGAATTCGCGAAAGAGGCTCACCTTGTGCAAACCAAACTCATCGAAGAAGATGAAGGAACGGGTAAAACACAAATGACACTGGTCATGGTACATGCTCAGGATCACCTGATGACTTCGATTTTAGCGAAAGAACTCATTACTGAGCTCATCAGCGTCTATAAACGCCTTCCGGCAGAAGCTTAA
- a CDS encoding helix-turn-helix domain-containing protein: MNKKQVSLPNFEYLAGKQVTEKLRTLFNLKNTKALAELLNVPASTIATWHQRKVCPYEIVIRTHLSKGVSIKWLLLDEGDPYPNMTPYQHQPEQPKVKPLANIDLFLLKNGKVHPYHTLTLDQLFLDELNISNVIAVREGEKTFIIDQEATNATNGTYLIELDGLQSFCQIQRLPGKQLAIAFNESLLTVNEDDVQINGKVMLTIAKGD, encoded by the coding sequence ATGAATAAAAAACAAGTTTCATTACCAAATTTTGAGTATCTGGCTGGTAAACAAGTTACAGAAAAACTACGAACCCTGTTTAATCTGAAAAATACGAAAGCATTAGCTGAATTGCTCAACGTACCTGCATCAACAATTGCCACCTGGCATCAAAGAAAGGTATGCCCTTACGAAATCGTTATCCGGACTCATTTGAGTAAAGGTGTGTCCATCAAATGGTTACTGCTTGATGAGGGTGATCCTTATCCAAATATGACACCATACCAGCATCAGCCAGAGCAGCCCAAGGTGAAGCCACTGGCAAATATCGATTTATTTCTGCTGAAAAATGGCAAGGTCCATCCTTATCATACACTGACACTTGATCAGCTATTTCTGGATGAGCTGAATATTTCAAACGTCATTGCTGTACGTGAAGGTGAAAAAACTTTCATTATCGATCAGGAAGCGACAAATGCAACCAATGGTACGTATCTGATTGAGCTTGATGGACTGCAGTCATTTTGTCAGATTCAGCGACTTCCGGGTAAACAGCTCGCAATAGCATTTAACGAATCCCTGCTGACCGTCAATGAAGATGATGTTCAAATTAACGGGAAAGTGATGTTAACCATTGCGAAAGGTGATTAA
- the galE gene encoding UDP-glucose 4-epimerase GalE, translating to MEILVTGGLGYIGSHTCVQLIEAGMTPVVVDNLCNSDPEVLNRIEHLTGAKVAFCQGDIRDEAFLDSVFSNHNIQSVIHFAGLKAVGESVEQPLAYYDNNVNGSLVLARSMHKAGVKSLIFSSSATVYGDPETVPLTEDAPTGATTNPYGRSKYMVEQCLTDLFKAAPDWSITLLRYFNPVGAHPSGTMGEDPQGIPNNLMPFIAQVAVGRRDKLSVFGDDYPTPDGTGVRDYIHVMDLADGHIAALKTVGEQAGLHIYNLGTGQGSSVLDMVKAFSLACGHSVAYEICPRRSGDIAACWASTEKAEKELGWKASRSVEEMTSDTWRWQSGNPNGYQS from the coding sequence ATGGAAATACTTGTTACGGGTGGATTAGGGTATATCGGAAGTCATACATGTGTGCAGCTTATTGAAGCCGGCATGACGCCAGTGGTTGTCGATAATCTGTGCAATTCTGATCCTGAGGTATTAAATCGTATTGAACATTTAACCGGCGCTAAAGTGGCATTCTGTCAGGGTGATATTCGCGATGAAGCGTTCCTTGACTCTGTGTTCAGCAATCATAACATTCAGTCGGTCATTCATTTTGCCGGGTTAAAGGCTGTTGGAGAATCCGTTGAACAACCATTGGCGTATTATGATAACAATGTGAATGGCTCACTGGTTTTAGCCCGAAGTATGCATAAGGCTGGTGTCAAAAGTTTAATTTTCAGCTCATCAGCAACGGTTTATGGTGACCCTGAAACTGTTCCTTTAACAGAGGATGCTCCAACGGGTGCGACAACCAATCCTTACGGTCGAAGTAAGTATATGGTTGAACAGTGTTTGACTGATTTATTCAAGGCTGCTCCGGACTGGAGTATCACTTTGCTTCGCTATTTCAATCCTGTCGGCGCACATCCCTCCGGGACCATGGGAGAAGATCCGCAGGGGATACCCAATAATCTCATGCCATTTATTGCTCAGGTTGCTGTGGGCCGCCGTGATAAATTATCGGTATTTGGTGATGATTACCCCACACCAGACGGAACCGGGGTGCGGGATTATATTCACGTGATGGATCTTGCTGACGGGCATATTGCCGCTTTGAAAACCGTTGGGGAGCAAGCCGGATTGCATATTTATAACCTCGGCACCGGGCAAGGGTCGAGCGTTCTGGATATGGTGAAGGCGTTTAGTCTGGCGTGTGGCCATTCTGTCGCTTATGAAATTTGTCCTCGTCGTTCAGGGGATATTGCAGCGTGTTGGGCCAGTACAGAGAAAGCTGAGAAAGAATTGGGCTGGAAAGCCAGCCGGTCAGTTGAAGAGATGACGTCCGATACCTGGCGCTGGCAGTCCGGGAATCCAAACGGTTATCAGTCTTAA
- a CDS encoding helix-turn-helix domain-containing protein has translation MQHEKIKTYDYLKGTDFTENLKKLTRSKNFRELSSLLDIPGATLSSWNRNQRTPYEVIARVHLAMDIPVKDLALPQHIQATEVHTSLQYKRPMLPAVRDTENNYEIALSDQQHTQRTTVIYCYPMAYPIRSSDHIRQSIRKQGSEEHHASLIEHAAEIETKDSVYLINSEIHHVDSGHFLLDINGKIHIQNLRSMSGRPYSTYAQQSLNIHLSNTIKILGYVVAIIRKSSS, from the coding sequence ATGCAACATGAAAAAATTAAAACCTACGACTATCTCAAAGGTACTGATTTTACAGAAAACTTGAAAAAACTGACCCGAAGTAAAAATTTCAGGGAGCTTTCTTCCCTGCTTGATATCCCGGGAGCAACCCTCAGTTCCTGGAACCGGAATCAAAGAACACCTTATGAAGTGATTGCCAGAGTTCATCTTGCAATGGATATTCCGGTTAAAGATCTTGCACTACCCCAACATATCCAGGCCACAGAGGTCCACACCTCACTACAGTATAAACGCCCCATGCTCCCCGCGGTTCGGGACACAGAAAATAATTATGAAATTGCACTCTCAGATCAACAGCACACACAACGAACAACGGTTATCTACTGCTACCCTATGGCCTATCCGATCAGATCGTCAGATCACATCAGACAATCCATCCGGAAGCAAGGTAGTGAAGAACATCACGCTTCATTGATTGAGCATGCTGCTGAAATCGAGACAAAAGACAGCGTTTATCTTATCAATAGTGAAATCCATCATGTAGATTCCGGACATTTCCTGCTTGATATCAATGGAAAAATTCATATTCAAAACCTCCGCAGCATGTCCGGAAGACCATATTCAACATATGCTCAACAGAGTTTGAATATCCATTTATCAAATACAATTAAGATTCTGGGCTATGTCGTCGCTATCATAAGAAAGTCATCATCATGA
- a CDS encoding glycosyltransferase family 4 protein yields the protein MLKVTVLGTRGIPGVLGGVETHCQNLYPEIVRQSGSEVTVIARSPYVGYKTAEYQGVQLRTVTAPKKKSLEAIIHSVFAAMTTLTDGSDIVHVHAIGPGLVVPLLRLAGKKVVFTHHGPDYDRQKWGRMAKMVLKLGEKLAVKFASEVIVISEVINQLIKGKYGRENAHLIHNGVNLPKALDQATSDAVLAQYDLTPKGYLVAVGRFVEEKGFHDLIQAYQQSGISKPLVLVGDADHPTPYSESLKQKARETEGVILTGFLKGDALQAVFSQAGLYVMPSYHEGLPIALLEAMSFSLPAIVSDIPANLEVALEREVYFPVSDVAALTDKLILKQHETYCDYRSHLKKYDWAMIAGQTQAVYNKITGN from the coding sequence TGTGCTTGGAACCCGGGGGATACCCGGCGTGCTGGGAGGTGTCGAAACCCACTGTCAGAACCTGTACCCTGAAATTGTCCGGCAATCCGGTTCGGAAGTCACCGTGATTGCACGCTCTCCTTATGTGGGCTACAAAACCGCTGAGTATCAGGGGGTACAGTTGCGTACAGTGACTGCGCCAAAGAAAAAATCGCTGGAGGCAATCATACACTCTGTATTTGCCGCGATGACAACGTTGACCGATGGCTCTGACATTGTACATGTGCATGCAATTGGTCCGGGACTGGTTGTTCCTTTGTTGCGTCTGGCCGGAAAGAAAGTGGTTTTTACCCATCATGGTCCGGATTATGACCGGCAGAAGTGGGGCCGGATGGCAAAAATGGTCCTGAAACTGGGTGAGAAGCTGGCTGTGAAATTCGCCAGTGAAGTCATCGTGATTTCTGAGGTGATTAATCAGCTCATTAAGGGAAAATATGGCAGAGAGAATGCGCACCTGATCCATAATGGGGTGAATTTGCCAAAAGCATTAGACCAGGCGACCAGTGATGCGGTACTTGCGCAGTATGACCTGACACCCAAAGGTTATCTTGTTGCCGTAGGCCGGTTTGTTGAGGAAAAAGGGTTTCATGATTTGATTCAGGCGTATCAGCAGTCTGGCATATCAAAGCCTCTGGTTCTGGTTGGTGATGCTGACCACCCGACGCCTTACAGTGAATCCCTGAAGCAGAAAGCCAGGGAAACAGAAGGGGTGATACTGACCGGATTTTTGAAAGGCGATGCGTTACAGGCTGTTTTTTCACAGGCCGGGTTATATGTGATGCCGTCTTATCATGAGGGACTGCCAATTGCTTTGCTGGAGGCGATGTCATTTTCATTACCCGCTATCGTCAGTGATATTCCGGCAAATCTTGAAGTTGCGCTGGAAAGAGAGGTTTATTTTCCGGTCTCAGATGTGGCGGCTCTGACTGATAAACTCATTCTGAAGCAGCATGAAACGTATTGTGACTACCGTTCACATCTGAAAAAGTATGACTGGGCGATGATTGCCGGCCAAACGCAGGCCGTTTATAACAAAATCACAGGGAATTGA